A genome region from Penicillium psychrofluorescens genome assembly, chromosome: 3 includes the following:
- a CDS encoding uncharacterized protein (ID:PFLUO_005053-T1.cds;~source:funannotate), producing the protein MAMGDEEKSPPSTDDAVAVAAAENNAPMHPKPTKLRQVMIVCAGFIAMYMTCALIFSFGAYQAIYEEMAKEPNTPFTGKSSALISLIGTLAIALMSMGGPFIMNWAKLYSPQLVIIAGGVVFGLGSILASLSEYLWEFALTQGLLVGLGVCMVYVPTMSVAPTWFDKHRGLAMGIIISGSACGAMMWPPVVRAITASIGFRNALRISGCLTILFVPLAGFTLRWEPNFKEKLRGQTAGLSKTTGWIKVPLVNWEVARSKKFLAQALGCFLQSAGYSTPVFFYAAFARSLGYSPSMGDNFITFSNASNFVSRILIGYLADKCGRLNVLYLTTIMSAVAVFCFWLPSTFVGSTVSVSAADGLFIFFVILYGCFGSAYISLFPASLIELFGVQHFTSVNGALYFIRGVGALLGTPLTLLLLPSASALSDPASYERVTITVGVLMFAASMATLWVRIEGSAGKPWTWKL; encoded by the exons ATGGCCATGggagatgaggagaagagcCCTCCCAGCACCGACgatgccgtcgccgtcgcggCTGCTGAGAATAATGCTCCGATGCATCCTAAACCCACCAAACT ACGCCAAGTCATGATCGTCTGCGCCGGCTTCATCGCCATGTACATGACGTGCGCGCTAATCTTCTCGTTTGGTGCCTATCAAGCCATCTACGAAGAAATGGCCAAAGAACCCAACACGCCATTCACGGGCAAATCTTCCGCGCTCATCAGTCTAATTGGCACGCTAGCCATCGCTCTCATGTCGATGGGCGGTCCCTTCATCATGAACTGGGCGAAGCTGTACAGCCCCCAGCTCGTGATCATCGCCGGAGGAGTGGTCTTCGGCTTAGGATCCATCCTCGCCAGTCTGAGCGAGTACCTCTGGGAATTCGCACTGACGCAAGGCCTGCTCGTGGGGCTGGGCGTGTGCATGGTGTACGTGCCGACCATGTCCGTTGCCCCGACGTGGTTCGACAAGCACCGTGGGCTGGCCATGGGCATTATCATCTCCGGCTCGGCCTGCGGTGCGATGATGTGGCCGCCCGTTGTGCGCGCCATCACCGCGAGCATCGGGTTCCGCAACGCCCTGCGCATCTCCGGGTGCCTGACTATATTATTCGTGCCCCTGGCTGGGTTCACGCTGCGCTGGGAGCCGAATTTCAAGGAGAAACTCCGCGGCCAGACGGCGGGTCTGTCCAAGACCACGGGGTGGATCAAGGTCCCGCTCGTGAACTGGGAGGTCGCCCGGTCGAAGAAGTTCCTCGCTCAGGCACTGGGCTGTTTCTTGCAGTCGGCGGGCTACTCTACGCCCGTGTTCTTCTATGCTGCTTTTGCGCGCTCGCTGGGATACAGTCCTTCCATGGGGGATAACTTCATCACCTTCAGCAATGCCTCGAACTTTGTCTCGCGTATCCTCATCGGGTATCTGGCAGACAAGTGCGGCCGACTGAATGTGCTCTACCTCACGACGATTATGAGCGCCGTCGCCGTGTTTTGCTTCTGGCTTCCGTCGACATTTGTCGGGTCCACCGTTTCCGTAAGCGCAGCCGATGGGCTCTTCATCTTTTTCGTCATTCTGTACGGCTGTTTCGGTAGCGCGTATATCTCGCTGTTTCCAGCGAGCTTGATTGAGTTGTTCGGCGTCCAACATTTCACTTCCGTGAACGGGGCTCTGTATTTCATTCGGGGTGTGGGCGCCCTGTTGGGAACGCCGTTGACACTGCTGCTGTTACCTAGTGCGTCGGCTTTGTCGGACCCGGCCAGCTACGAGCGAGTAACCATCACCGTTGGAGTGCTGATGTTTGCAGCAAGCATGGCGACTCTGTGGGTGCGGATCGAGGGCTCCGCTGGGAAACCGTGGACCTGGAAGCTATAA
- a CDS encoding uncharacterized protein (ID:PFLUO_005054-T1.cds;~source:funannotate) translates to MPGRANVIVIHPDLGIGGAERLIIDAALALQSRGHRVTIYTSHRDKTHCFEEARDGTLDVRVRGNTIFPAHICGRLHILMASLRQLHLTWSLLNELRSRGRTDFPSAKKEKNNDEAEDEDRDDVFLVDQLPACVPVLKTFGRPRPSRCQRILFYCHFPDQLLARRDEKGSLLRLVKLIYRIPFDWFEGWALSASDRVVANSKFSRGVVRQVFGTKKLGEVEVVYPCVPMEPTAKPANMKTKEKPLWAGKKILLSINRFERKKDMALAIRAYHGLGVEKRKGTRLVIAGGYDNRVQENVQYHQELDDLASGLGLQTATSKTVVSALSIPDSIDVLFLLSVPTAFKDTLLAQSKILLYTPINEHFGIVPVEAMQAGLPVLASNTGGPLETIVEGETGWLRDAHAVDEWTAVMDKVLYGMTPEEVDKMAAAGKARAQQEFSFTAMGDRLEEEISTMLSAERRPFNGFQSLVDMIALVFGTCFSLL, encoded by the exons ATGCCCGGTCGCGCCAATGTGATCGTCATCCACCCGGATCTGGGCATCGGTGGCGCCGAGCGCCTGATCATCGACGCCGCCTTGGCCCTGCAGAGCCGCGGCCACCGCGTCACCATCTACACCTCCCACCGCGACAAGACACACTGCTTCGAAGAGGCGCGCGATGGAACGCTGGACGTCCGCGTGCGCGGAAACACCATCTTTCCTGCTCACATCTGCGGCCGACTTCATATCCTTATGGCTTCACTGCGGCAGCTGCATTTGACGTGGTCATTGTTGAACGAGCTTAGATCGCGCGGGAGGACAGATTTTCCTTCGGCaaaaaaggagaagaataatgacgaggcggaggacgaggatCGTGACGACGTTTTTCTTGTTGACCAGCTCCCCGCCTGCGTACCCGTCCTCAAAACCTTCGGCCGCCCACGGCCATCCCGCTGCCAGCGCATCCTCTTCTACTGCCACTTCCCGGATCAATTGCTCGCGCGACGAGATGAGAAGGGCTCGCTCCTCCGTCTGGTGAAGTTAATTTACCGCATTCCATTTGATTGGTTCGAGGGATGGGCGCTGAGCGCATCGGATCGGGTCGTTGCCAACTCCAAGTTCTCACGCGGAGTTGTGCGCCAAGTTTTTGGCACGAAAAAGCTGggcgaggtcgaggttgtCTACCCATGTGTTCCCATGGAGCCTACTGCCAAACCGGCCAACATGAAAACGAAAGAGAAGCCCCTTTGGGCCGGCAAGAAGATCTTGCTAAGCATTAATCGCTTTGAGCGGAAGAAGGACATGGCGTTGGCTATTCGCGCATACCATGGACTAGGGGtagagaagaggaaagggACGCGGCTGGTAATTGCTG GCGGTTACGATAATCGCGTCCAAGAAAACGTCCAATATCACCAAGAACTAGACGACCTCGCATCTGGCCTCGGCTTGCAAACAGCTACCTCGAAGACGGTTGTTTCCGCTTTATCTATCCCCGACTCCATTGATGTTCTCTTCCTACTCTCTGTCCCGACCGCATTCAAAGATACTCTGCTGGCGCAATCCAAAATCCTTCTTTACACCCCGATCAACGAGCACTTCGGCATCGTACCCGTCGAAGCGATGCAAGCCGGCCTTCCAGTCTTAGCGTCCAACACCGGTGGTCCGCTAGAGACAATCGTCGAGGGTGAAACGGGCTGGCTCCGGGACGCACATGCGGTCGATGAGTGGACAGCCGTCATGGACAAGGTTCTCTATGGGATGACGCCAGAGGAGGTTGACAAGATGGCTGCTGCCGGCAAGGCGCGAGCACAGCAGGAGTTCTCCTTTACGGCCATGGGCGACCGTCTAGAAGAAGAGATATCGACCATGCTCTCAGCAGAGAGGCGTCCATTTAATGGGTTCCAGTCGCTCGTGGACATGATTGCACTGGTCTTTGGG ACCTGCTTTTCACTGTTGTAG
- a CDS encoding uncharacterized protein (ID:PFLUO_005055-T1.cds;~source:funannotate), with protein MPDVIDLVSSDPPSPKRPPPQAQQPTNQLPPRRPSHREPISSDSIDVSLFDYDDLASANPVKKRKVTGENPSPLRKNTTAHESTAPVSDPRFLFSDDDFGLPPSNPAAQSKPSQWNVEESDPIMFTSSLPLPEHRAKPAAARKPNHSQNSDIITLDDDDDDFMKPAAARKPTHNIGRDDIEEFSDPFALPDFNDLIGLAEQGTAASNPVFSSRTAGLLSNIGDKKAKVKSSSKGKGRSQKENGSDMALGNMSDELDEPIEPRRPAKKSSKLTIEEKEAKAKAREEAKEQKERERQLEKERKQKLKEEKAREKQLAADISEVNKLKVDKKESTPEMIIDMASSLEGNSVGNQTVEFMKRLGVEQTFFTSPISHVVKWRRKMTAKYNETAGHWEPCLLHIQEEKHVLCLVPAQDFVDMVISEPENAERDTLEVHVLRIKSAYPDCKLIYLIEGLTAWMRKNRNSRNRAYQAEVLRQYEQNAATTTEAGEGSSAPRGRKKKNKPETTPPVDDDTVEDALLTLQVTYSCLIHHTGAAPESAEWIKNFTEHISTIPYRRERMEGNDAAFCMDVGQVKSGEDKLDTFVKMLQEVNRVTASMAYGILTQYPSVTDLVRAMRMHGPTLLEDVRKSANKNGALTDSRVGPAASKRLYKVFTGQDPASTDV; from the exons ATGCCCGATGTCATTGATCTTGTCTCCTCGGACCCGCCGAGTCCGAAGAGGCCACCGCCGCAGGCGCAACAGCCAACCAACCAGCTTCCCCCGCGGCGTCCCTCCCACCGTGAACCAATCTCGTCAGACTCAATTGACGTCTCTCTTTTCGACTACGATGACCTAGCGTCCGCCAACCCTGTCAAGAAACGAAAAGTGACTGGCGAGAACCCCTCGCCACTGAGAAAGAATACGACTGCGCACGAATCAACAGCCCCAGTATCAGACCCGCGGTTTCTGTTCTCAGATGACGACTTCGGTCTGCCTCCTTCAAACCCCGCGGCCCAGAGTAAGCCATCGCAATGGAATGTGGAGGAATCCGATCCGATTATGTTCACATCTTCGCTCCCGCTCCCGGAGCACAGAGCGAAACCAGCTGCGGCGCGCAAACCAAATCACTCGCAGAATTCTGACATTATCACCttggacgatgatgatgacgattTTATGAAACCTGCTGCGGCCCGGAAGCCTACCCATAATATTGGCCGAGACGATATCGAGGAGTTCAGCGATCCGTTTGCTTTGCCAGATTTCAATGACCTGATAGGACTCGCGGAGCAGGGAACGGCCGCTTCCAATCCGGTGTTCTCCAGTCGGACTGCTGGTTTGTTGTCAAATATCGGCGATAAAAAAGCCAAGGTCAAATCCAGCTCGAAAGGGAAAGGTCGCTCTCAGAAAGAGAACGGCTCTGATATGGCGTTGGGGAACATGTCAGACGAATTGGACGAACCTATCGAGCCGCGAAGACCGGCCAAAAAGTCCAGTAAGCTCACGatcgaagaaaaagaggcAAAGGCAAAGGCGCGAGAGGAAGCCAAAGAGCAGAAAGAACGGGAGCGCCAGCTTGAAAAAGAGCGGAAGCAGAAActcaaggaagaaaaagcccGGGAAAAACAGCTGGCTGCAGACATTTCAGAGGTCAACAAGCTCAAGGTGGACAAGAAAGAATCTACACCAGAGATGATAATTGACATGGCATCGTCACTCGAAGGAAACAGTGTCGGAAACCAGACCGTCGAGTTCATGAAACGGCTTGGGGTCGAGCAGACATTTTTTACGAGCCCGATTTCGCACGTTGTCAAATGGCGTCGTAAGATGACTGCCAAATACAATGAAACCGCTGGCCATTGGGAACCTTGTTTACTCCACatccaggaagaaaagcacGTGCTATGCCTCGTTCCAGCGCAAGATTTTGTCGATATGGTTATTTCGGAACCTGAAAACGCAGAAAGAGACACGCTGGAGGTCCATGTTCTTCGCATCAAAAGCGCCTACCCGGACTGCAAACTCATCTACCTCATCGAGGGGCTGACGGCTTGGATGCGCAAGAACCGCAATTCGCGGAACAGAGCCTATCAAGCCGAAGTCCTTCGCCAATACGAACAAAATGCTGCCACAACAACCGAGGCTGGTGAAGGCTCGTCCGCTCCTCGAGGCcgcaaaaagaagaacaagccaGAAACAACACCGCCTGTAGACGACGACACGGTTGAGGATGCTCTCCTCACGCTGCAGGTCACGTACTCCTGTCTGATCCACCACACAGGAGCAGCACCCGAGTCCGCTGAATGGATCAAGAACTTCACCGAGCACATCTCCACCATTCCCTACCGCCGCGAACGCATGGAGGGCAACGATGCCGCATTCTGCATGGATGTCGGCCAGGTCAAGTCCGGCGAGGACAAGCTCGACACCTTCGTCAAGATGCTTCAAGAAGTCAACCGGGTCACTGCGTCCATGGCTTACGGCATTCTAACGCAGTATCCCTCCGTCACGGACCTGGTGCGTGCAATGCGCATGCATGGGCCGACCTTGCTGGAGGATGTTCGG AAATCTGCAAATAAGAACGGCGCCTTGACCGATTCCCGTGTTGGTCCTGCAGCTAGCAAGCGATTGTACAAAGTGTTTACTGGTCAAGACCCTGCCTCGACGGATGTCTAG
- a CDS encoding uncharacterized protein (ID:PFLUO_005056-T1.cds;~source:funannotate), translated as MTGTNGQTNSSIDKRDFDANRPLLRNIDPEPEDEDGPTRSETRSERQWTSRPTSRRSRISFSDGGHQGSDDGLFSDVVEGIVERDRRKMQKELVRVCSFAWGVVSCLGAGSITAFSLYGHLMLTRLRYSQLQVNAVSIAAEISMYLLVPLFGYLCDRYSPSPLSLFSGFVFGLGYLLAAFTYKSGPHTEDSGSGWPFWVMLVAFILIGMGTSCMYLAAVATCAKNFGRGKHKGIMLVIPIAAFGLSGMWQSQVGTYLLYERQADGTRGDVDVFRYFLFLAILLFVIGIIGTFGLRIVDEEEGKYIDETVDELERSGLLEDSEFFRPRSEVRDAVEYGTFSSTADEEQAATLSDEERDERRREKEREEEERRKKNWLLNHETRVFLQDQTMWWLAAGFFLVTGPGESYINNLGTIIPTLTPLSYARNASPPAGLPSTHVTTVALTSTLARLATGSLSDFFAPPATHLFPGGARHRPSSFLSDTPSRPSFSRMIFLLPSALLLSIGYLILASPLPLKEPSIFHLSTALVGLGYGAAFSLTPIIISVVWGVENFATNWGIVAMMPALGAALWGVIYSSAYQNALDDGAGSGVPDGQCHGWRCYGYWAVGCTASVWAALVVWAAAWRKWKRNGVVV; from the exons ATGACCGGCACCAATGGCCAAACCAACTCATCCATCGATAAGCGGGACTTTGACGCAAACCGGCCACTGCTCCGCAACATagacccagaaccagaggatgaggatggacCTACAAGATCAGAAACAAGATCCGAACGCCAATGGACTTCGCGGCCAACATCGCGCCGGTCGCGAATTTCTTTCAGCGATGGTGGCCACCAGGGTagtgatgatggtcttttCAGCGACGTGGTCGAGGGGATTGTGGAGCGTGATCGTCGGAAAATGCAAAAGGAGCTGGTGCGGGTGTGTAGCTTTGCTTGGGGGGTTGTGAGTTG TCTCGGTGCTGGCAGTATCACGGCCTTCTCTCTGTATGGCCATCTGATGCTTACGCGTCTCCGTTACTCCCAGCTTCAAGTCAATGCTGTCTCGATTGCGGCGGAGATCTCGATGTACCTGCTCGTCCCTCTGTTTGGATACCTCTGTGATCGGTACAGCCCATCGCCATTATCACTATTCTCCGGCTTCGTGTTTGGTCTTGGGTATCTTCTCGCTGCATTTACCTATAAGAGCGGGCCACATACCGAAGATAGCGGGTCCGGCTGGCCATTCTGGGTGATGCTCGTGGCTTTTATTCTTATCGGGATGGGCACGAGCTGCATGTATCTAGCGGCCGTCGCGACATGTGCCAAGAACTTCGGCAGAGGCAAACACAAGGGGATCATGCTGGTTATTCCGATTGCTGCTTTTGGCCTCAGTGGTATGTGGCAGAGCCAGGTGGGCACTTATCTGCTGTACGAGCGACAGGCCGATGGGACCAGGGGGGATGTCGATGTGTTCCGGTACTTTCTGTTTCTGGCCATCTTGCTCTTTGTTATCGGCATCATTGGTACCTTTGGGCTGCGCAtcgtggatgaagaagagggcaagTATATTGATGAGACTGTGGATGAGTTGGAACGCAGTGGCCTGTTGGAAGACAGCGAGTTCTTCCGGCCCCGGAGCGAGGTGAGGGATGCTGTTGAATATGgcaccttctcttccacagcCGACGAGGAACAAGCCGCGACCTTGTCAGACGAGGAGCGTGATGAGCGCCGAcgagagaaggagagggaggaagaggagcgaCGGAAGAAAAACTGGTTGTTGAACCACGAGACGAGGGTGTTTCTCCAGGATCAGACGATGTGGTGGCTGGCcgccggcttcttcttggtcacTGGCCCTGGCGAGTCCTATATCAACAAT CTGGGCACCATTATCCCAACCCTGACACCTTTATCCTATGCCCGCAATGCCTCACCCCCAGCTGGCCTGCCGTCCACGCACGTCACCACCGTCGCATTAACCTCGACTCTCGCTCGACTAGCCACAGGCTCTCTTTCAGACTTCTTCGCTCCTCCAGCAACGCATCTATTCCCTGGAGGAGCGCGCCACCGACCCAGCTCATTCCTGTCAGACACCCCATCCCgcccctccttctcccgcatgatcttcctcctcccctcaGCCCTCCTCCTCTCAATCGGCTACCTAATCCTCGCCTCCCCACTCCCCCTCAAAGagccctccatcttccacctAAGCACCGCCCTCGTGGGACTCGGCTATGGTGCTGCCTTCTCCCTGACGCCCATTATCATCTCCGTCGTCTGGGGCGTCGAGAACTTCGCTACGAACTGGGGTATCGTCGCTATGATGCCTGCTCTCGGCGCTGCGCTCTGGGGCGTCATCTACTCCAGCGCTTACCAGAATGCGCTGGATGACGGAGCTGGCTCTGGTGTGCCTGATGGCCAGTGCCATGGCTGGAGATGTTATGGGTACTGGGCTGTTGGCTGCACAGCTAGTGTTTGGGCCGCATTGGTGGTTTGGGCTGCTGCTTGGcggaagtggaagaggaatggCGTGGTTGTCTag